A portion of the Oncorhynchus nerka isolate Pitt River linkage group LG27, Oner_Uvic_2.0, whole genome shotgun sequence genome contains these proteins:
- the LOC115111575 gene encoding mitoferrin-1-like isoform X1 — protein sequence MECALMATVEMSEIKGKDEEPLEGDGDYESLPPHASLTIHMTAGAVAGILEHTVMYPVDSVKTRMQSLQPDPKAQYSSVYEALRRIIQTEGLLRPLRGLNITMLGAGPAHALYFACYERVKCTLSEVIQNGGNSHIANGLAGCVATVLHDAVMNPAEVVKQRMQMYNSPYRNLLDCVRTIRHTEGLAAFYRSYSTQLAMNIPFQAVHFMTYELMQERLNPHRQYHPGSHILSGAAAGAVSAAITTPLDVCKTLLNTQENVALSSMHISGHLTGMANAFRTVYRFGGMAAFFKGIQARVIYQMPSTAIAWSVYEFFKYFLTKQQMEGEAGTAGPV from the exons ATGGAGTGCGCGCTGATGGCAACCGTGGAGATGTCGGAGATTAAAGGTAAAGATGAGGAGCCTTTGGAAGGCGACGGCGATTACGAAAGTTTACCACCTCATGCCTCATTGACAATCCACATGACAGCAGGAGCAGTGGCTGGAATCCTGGAGCACACGGTGATGTACCCCGTGGACTCTGTCAAG ACCAGGATGCAGAGTTTGCAGCCAGACCCGAAGGCTCAGTACAGCAGTGTATACGAGGCCCTGAGAAGGATCATCCAAACGGAGGGCCTCCTCAGACCCTTGAGGGGCCTCAACATCACCATGCTGGGGGCTGGCCCTGCCCACGCCCTCTACTTTGCCTGCTACGAACGGGTCAAGTGCACACTCAGCGAAGTAATTCAGAATGGAGGCAACAGCCACATAGCAAATG GACTGGCAGGCTGTGTGGCCACTGTGCTGCATGACGCAGTCATGAACCCAGCTGAAG TGGTGAAACAGCGGATGCAGATGTACAACTCTCCCTACCGGAACCTGTTGGACTGTGTTCGGACTATACGACATACTGAGGGGCTCGCAGCCTTCTACCGCAGCTACAGCACACAGCTGGCCATGAACATTCCCTTCCAGGCTGTCCACTTTATGACCTATGAACTGATGCAGGAGCGGCTCAACCCCCACAGACAGTACCACCCCGGCAGCCACATACTGTCTGGGGCTGCGGCGGGAGCTGTGTCGGCAGCGATAACCACCCCGCTGGATGTGTGTAAGACCCTGCTCAACACACAGGAGAACGTAGCGCTCAGCTCCATGCACATCAGTGGTCATCTCACAGGCATGGCCAATGCCTTCAGGACAGTGTATCGCTTTGGCGGCATGGCTGCCTTCTTCAAAGGGATCCAGGCCCGGGTCATATACCAGATGCCCTCCACTGCAATTGCCTGGTCAGTCTATGAGTTCTTTAAGTACTTCCTGACCAAGcagcagatggagggagaggctgGGACAGCAGGCCCAGTCTGA
- the LOC115111575 gene encoding mitoferrin-1-like isoform X2, with the protein MECALMATVEMSEIKAGAVAGILEHTVMYPVDSVKTRMQSLQPDPKAQYSSVYEALRRIIQTEGLLRPLRGLNITMLGAGPAHALYFACYERVKCTLSEVIQNGGNSHIANGLAGCVATVLHDAVMNPAEVVKQRMQMYNSPYRNLLDCVRTIRHTEGLAAFYRSYSTQLAMNIPFQAVHFMTYELMQERLNPHRQYHPGSHILSGAAAGAVSAAITTPLDVCKTLLNTQENVALSSMHISGHLTGMANAFRTVYRFGGMAAFFKGIQARVIYQMPSTAIAWSVYEFFKYFLTKQQMEGEAGTAGPV; encoded by the exons ATGGAGTGCGCGCTGATGGCAACCGTGGAGATGTCGGAGATTAAAG CAGGAGCAGTGGCTGGAATCCTGGAGCACACGGTGATGTACCCCGTGGACTCTGTCAAG ACCAGGATGCAGAGTTTGCAGCCAGACCCGAAGGCTCAGTACAGCAGTGTATACGAGGCCCTGAGAAGGATCATCCAAACGGAGGGCCTCCTCAGACCCTTGAGGGGCCTCAACATCACCATGCTGGGGGCTGGCCCTGCCCACGCCCTCTACTTTGCCTGCTACGAACGGGTCAAGTGCACACTCAGCGAAGTAATTCAGAATGGAGGCAACAGCCACATAGCAAATG GACTGGCAGGCTGTGTGGCCACTGTGCTGCATGACGCAGTCATGAACCCAGCTGAAG TGGTGAAACAGCGGATGCAGATGTACAACTCTCCCTACCGGAACCTGTTGGACTGTGTTCGGACTATACGACATACTGAGGGGCTCGCAGCCTTCTACCGCAGCTACAGCACACAGCTGGCCATGAACATTCCCTTCCAGGCTGTCCACTTTATGACCTATGAACTGATGCAGGAGCGGCTCAACCCCCACAGACAGTACCACCCCGGCAGCCACATACTGTCTGGGGCTGCGGCGGGAGCTGTGTCGGCAGCGATAACCACCCCGCTGGATGTGTGTAAGACCCTGCTCAACACACAGGAGAACGTAGCGCTCAGCTCCATGCACATCAGTGGTCATCTCACAGGCATGGCCAATGCCTTCAGGACAGTGTATCGCTTTGGCGGCATGGCTGCCTTCTTCAAAGGGATCCAGGCCCGGGTCATATACCAGATGCCCTCCACTGCAATTGCCTGGTCAGTCTATGAGTTCTTTAAGTACTTCCTGACCAAGcagcagatggagggagaggctgGGACAGCAGGCCCAGTCTGA